A window from Nocardioides mesophilus encodes these proteins:
- a CDS encoding energy-coupling factor transporter transmembrane component T, protein MTGARVARDLHPLAWWVWAIGLGTAASMTTNPLLLVLVMATAAFVVALRHGDHPWARSFRLYLWLGLGIVVIRVVFRVLLGGSEGGTVLVALPEIPLPDWAAGIRLLGPITTEDILAGLYDGLRLAGIVIAVGAANALANPKRLLKSMPAALYEIGSALVVAVTVLPQLADSVQRVRAARALRGEPASRWGGLRRLVVPVLEDALERSMRLAAGMDARGYGRSGSATAGQRRTTGTLMVVGLLGICVGIYAVLDLTAPRLLAAPMLVAGCLLALAGFVSAGRRVERSRYRPDPWRVAETAVAVCGLVTATVFVWVGRSHPLLMHPGLDEAPAVTVTLLAGILVAGIPAFASPPPQDAVLPREGARR, encoded by the coding sequence ATGACCGGCGCCCGCGTCGCCCGTGACCTGCACCCACTCGCCTGGTGGGTGTGGGCCATCGGGCTGGGCACGGCGGCGTCGATGACGACGAACCCGTTGCTGCTGGTGCTCGTCATGGCCACAGCCGCGTTCGTCGTCGCGTTGCGCCACGGCGACCACCCCTGGGCGCGGTCGTTCCGGCTCTACCTCTGGCTGGGGCTGGGCATCGTGGTGATCCGGGTGGTGTTCCGGGTGCTGCTCGGCGGTTCCGAGGGCGGCACCGTGCTGGTCGCGCTGCCGGAGATCCCCCTGCCCGACTGGGCCGCGGGCATCCGGCTGCTCGGGCCGATCACCACCGAGGACATCCTCGCCGGGCTGTACGACGGGCTGCGGCTGGCCGGGATCGTGATCGCGGTGGGGGCCGCCAACGCGCTGGCCAACCCCAAGCGACTGCTGAAGTCGATGCCCGCCGCGCTCTACGAGATCGGCAGTGCGCTGGTGGTCGCGGTCACCGTGCTGCCCCAGCTCGCCGACAGCGTCCAGCGGGTCCGGGCGGCGCGCGCCCTGCGTGGTGAGCCGGCCAGCCGGTGGGGCGGTCTGCGCCGGCTGGTGGTGCCGGTGCTCGAGGACGCGCTCGAGCGGTCCATGCGGCTCGCCGCCGGCATGGACGCCCGCGGCTACGGCCGCTCCGGCTCGGCGACGGCCGGGCAGCGGCGCACCACCGGCACGCTGATGGTGGTCGGGCTGCTGGGCATCTGCGTCGGGATCTACGCGGTGCTGGACCTGACCGCGCCGCGGCTGCTCGCCGCGCCGATGCTGGTGGCCGGCTGCCTCCTGGCCCTGGCCGGCTTCGTCTCGGCCGGCCGGCGGGTCGAGCGCAGCCGCTACCGGCCGGACCCGTGGCGGGTCGCCGAGACCGCGGTCGCGGTGTGCGGGCTGGTCACGGCGACCGTGTTCGTCTGGGTCGGCCGGTCCCACCCGTTGCTGATGCACCCGGGTCTCGACGAGGCCCCGGCGGTCACCGTGACGCTGCTGGCAGGCATCCTGGTGGCCGGGATCCCGGCGTTCGCCAGCCCGCCGCCGCAGGACGCCGTACTCCCGCGGGAAGGAGCCCGTCGATGA
- a CDS encoding ABC transporter ATP-binding protein: MIELSGLSFGYDDQQVLRDVDLVLEDGEFVVVAGRTGVGKSTLLGTFNGLVPQFTGGTLTGDVLVDGRSVVELPPRERAHLVGYVGQDPAAGFVTDTVEEELAYGMEQLGLDAATMRRRVEETLDLLGLAELRDRDLATLSGGQQQRVAIGSVLPMHPRLLVLDEPTSALDSTAAEEVLATLTRLAHDVGITVLIAEHRLERVVPFADRLCLIEHRGLRVGPPAEVLREAPVVPPIVALGRLAGWDPLPLSVREARRRARGWTSTMAPPQVSVGSAARPVLEVRGVSVSHGRRPAVRDVDLSVAAGEILAVMGRNGSGKSTLLWTIQGSKARDRGSVRVAGSDPAKLAPGSRRTLSGLVPQTAADLLYLETVAEECAAADHESDRPAGSCRTLLERLVPGVPDDRHPRDLSEGQRLALVLAIVLTAEPPLVLLDEPTRGLDYPGKEALARILAALAAEGRAVLVATHDVEFVAEVADRVVVLAEGEVVSSGPTAAVVAETPAFAPQVSKILGPEWLTVAQVSGALR; encoded by the coding sequence ATGATCGAGCTGAGCGGTCTCAGCTTCGGCTACGACGACCAGCAGGTGCTGCGCGACGTCGACCTGGTCCTGGAGGACGGCGAGTTCGTCGTGGTCGCCGGGCGCACCGGCGTCGGCAAGTCCACGCTGCTGGGCACCTTCAACGGGCTGGTGCCGCAGTTCACCGGCGGCACCCTCACCGGCGACGTCCTCGTCGACGGCCGCAGCGTCGTCGAGCTGCCGCCCCGCGAGCGCGCGCACCTGGTCGGGTACGTCGGCCAGGACCCGGCCGCCGGGTTCGTGACCGACACGGTGGAGGAGGAGCTGGCCTACGGCATGGAGCAGCTCGGCCTCGACGCGGCCACCATGCGCCGCCGGGTCGAGGAGACCCTGGACCTGCTCGGGCTGGCCGAGCTGCGCGACCGCGACCTGGCCACGCTCTCCGGCGGCCAGCAGCAGCGGGTCGCGATCGGCTCGGTGCTGCCCATGCACCCCCGGCTGCTCGTGCTCGACGAGCCGACCTCGGCGCTGGACTCCACGGCCGCCGAGGAGGTGCTCGCCACGCTCACCCGGCTGGCCCACGACGTCGGGATCACCGTGCTGATCGCCGAGCACCGGCTGGAGCGGGTCGTGCCGTTCGCGGACCGGCTCTGCCTGATCGAGCACCGGGGGCTGCGGGTCGGTCCGCCGGCGGAGGTGCTGCGGGAGGCTCCCGTCGTGCCGCCGATCGTGGCGCTCGGCCGGCTGGCCGGCTGGGACCCGCTGCCGCTCTCGGTGCGCGAGGCCCGCCGCCGGGCCCGGGGCTGGACCTCCACGATGGCGCCCCCGCAGGTGAGCGTCGGGTCCGCGGCCCGACCCGTCCTGGAGGTCCGCGGGGTGAGCGTCTCCCACGGCCGCCGGCCCGCGGTCCGCGACGTCGACCTGAGCGTCGCCGCGGGCGAGATCCTCGCGGTGATGGGGCGCAACGGCTCCGGCAAGTCGACGCTGCTCTGGACGATCCAGGGCAGCAAGGCACGCGACCGCGGGTCGGTCCGCGTGGCCGGCTCGGATCCGGCGAAGCTGGCTCCCGGCAGCCGCCGTACCCTCAGCGGACTGGTGCCGCAGACCGCCGCCGACCTGCTCTACCTCGAGACGGTCGCCGAGGAGTGCGCCGCCGCCGACCACGAGTCCGACCGGCCCGCCGGGAGCTGCCGGACGCTGCTGGAGCGGCTGGTGCCCGGCGTCCCCGACGACCGGCACCCCCGCGACCTCTCCGAGGGGCAGCGGCTGGCGCTGGTGCTGGCGATCGTGCTCACCGCGGAGCCGCCGCTGGTGCTGCTCGACGAGCCGACCCGGGGCCTGGACTACCCCGGCAAGGAGGCCCTGGCGCGGATCCTCGCGGCGCTCGCCGCCGAGGGCCGGGCGGTGCTGGTGGCGACCCACGACGTGGAGTTCGTGGCCGAGGTGGCCGACCGGGTCGTGGTGCTCGCCGAGGGGGAGGTGGTCTCCTCCGGGCCCACCGCCGCGGTGGTCGCGGAGACCCCGGCGTTCGCGCCCCAGGTGTCGAAGATCCTCGGGCCGGAGTGGCTCACCGTCGCCCAGGTCAGCGGAGCGCTGCGATGA
- a CDS encoding ECF transporter S component: MRRGHQGGVVPLLPRSGLVLGVATLAGLMMFLWPLLVRVPTTGAQVQPPFLFLALLPVVIVVVLAELSEGGMDSRALAVLGVLSAVNAVLRGVSAGVAGLELVFFLLILAGRVFGPGFGFVLGCTSLFASALLTGGVGPWLPYQMLTAAWVGLGAGLLPGRRSGRLRGRAEIALLVAYGVVAAYGFGLLMNMSSWPYAMGIALPGHEGGLSFVPGDPLTENLHRFLIYTLLTSTGGWDTGRAITNSVALLLLGPAVLATLRRARRRVRVVRVSTGAGPDRPRPSTGAGDTEGVLSGQRSRSGFR, encoded by the coding sequence ATGAGGCGCGGCCACCAGGGCGGGGTCGTGCCGCTGCTGCCGCGGTCCGGGCTGGTCCTCGGCGTCGCGACGCTGGCCGGCCTGATGATGTTCCTGTGGCCGCTGCTGGTCCGGGTGCCGACCACCGGTGCCCAGGTGCAGCCGCCGTTCCTGTTCCTCGCGCTGCTGCCGGTGGTGATCGTGGTGGTGCTCGCCGAGCTGTCCGAGGGCGGCATGGACTCCCGGGCGCTGGCGGTGCTGGGGGTGCTCAGCGCGGTCAACGCGGTGCTGCGCGGGGTGAGCGCGGGGGTCGCCGGCCTGGAGCTGGTGTTCTTCCTGCTGATCCTGGCCGGCCGCGTCTTCGGCCCCGGGTTCGGCTTCGTGCTCGGCTGCACGTCGCTGTTCGCCTCCGCGCTGCTGACCGGGGGAGTGGGGCCGTGGCTGCCGTACCAGATGCTCACCGCGGCCTGGGTGGGTCTGGGCGCCGGGCTGCTGCCGGGCCGCCGCTCGGGGCGCCTGCGTGGCCGCGCCGAGATCGCCCTGCTGGTGGCGTACGGCGTCGTCGCCGCCTACGGCTTCGGCCTCTTGATGAACATGTCGAGCTGGCCCTACGCGATGGGGATCGCGCTGCCGGGCCACGAGGGCGGCCTGTCGTTCGTGCCGGGCGACCCGCTCACGGAGAACCTGCACCGGTTCTTGATCTACACCCTGCTCACCTCGACCGGGGGCTGGGACACCGGGAGGGCGATCACCAACTCGGTGGCGCTGCTGCTGCTCGGGCCGGCGGTGCTGGCGACGCTGCGCCGGGCCCGGCGCCGGGTCCGGGTGGTGCGTGTGTCCACCGGAGCTGGTCCGGACCGGCCCCGTCCGTCGACGGGTGCGGGGGACACCGAGGGCGTACTGTCGGGACAGCGAAGCCGTTCCGGCTTCCGATGA